Proteins encoded within one genomic window of Spirulina major PCC 6313:
- a CDS encoding DUF6737 family protein, with protein MTQPSELKSPSAPVTVWQLKPWWCQPWSILLTGFGSIGGSWLLFHRVWVTGLVAVPMVTWMVFFVVIYPALFAQYQQDQQTQD; from the coding sequence ATGACCCAACCCTCTGAATTAAAATCCCCATCCGCTCCCGTCACGGTGTGGCAACTCAAACCCTGGTGGTGTCAACCCTGGTCAATTTTACTGACAGGATTTGGCAGTATTGGCGGCAGTTGGCTGCTGTTCCATCGGGTCTGGGTGACGGGGTTGGTGGCGGTGCCGATGGTGACTTGGATGGTGTTTTTTGTGGTGATTTATCCGGCATTGTTTGCCCAATATCAGCAAGATCAGCAGACTCAAGATTGA
- a CDS encoding CIA30 family protein has protein sequence MILFDFQTLSLTELHHQWRSIDDGVMGGVSASRIEKQADGALFTGYTSTDRSGGFVSVRSRDFDPPRDLSAYSGIRLRIKGDGQRYKFFLRDQSSWDGIAYATSFDTAAGQWLTVELPFDQFKAVFRAKTLSDAPPLTTRHIIACQLMLSKFEYDQALNPHFFPGNFSLWVQRIEAD, from the coding sequence ATGATTTTATTTGATTTTCAAACCCTATCCCTCACCGAACTGCATCACCAATGGCGCAGTATTGATGATGGGGTGATGGGAGGGGTTAGTGCTAGCCGTATTGAAAAACAAGCCGACGGAGCCTTGTTTACGGGCTATACCTCCACGGATCGCTCCGGGGGGTTTGTGTCGGTGCGATCGCGCGACTTTGACCCCCCCCGCGACCTCAGCGCCTACAGCGGCATCCGGTTACGCATCAAAGGCGACGGTCAACGCTACAAATTTTTCCTCCGCGATCAATCCAGTTGGGACGGCATCGCTTACGCCACCTCCTTCGACACTGCCGCCGGTCAATGGCTCACCGTCGAACTCCCCTTTGACCAGTTCAAAGCCGTTTTCCGCGCCAAAACCCTCAGCGATGCGCCACCCCTCACCACCCGCCACATCATCGCCTGTCAACTGATGCTGAGTAAATTTGAATACGACCAAGCCTTAAACCCGCACTTTTTCCCCGGCAACTTTAGCCTGTGGGTACAACGGATTGAAGCCGATTAA
- a CDS encoding sensor histidine kinase, producing MFFNDIHLESNLDSLQLYDLSFENSRLGVELADVFDSDPLLPGVILTENQSFIGMISRRQFLEYLLLPQGLDLFLDNPLRVFFRYNHNDLLVLSAKTPILTALQRALKRSPQFASEPVIVCVAPADYRVLDFGQLSLTAWQLRGIETQVRYERTQAQMIQSERMASLGRLVDGIAHEILDPVGFIWGNLTHIDRYSQDLLQLIAAYQTHIPNPPAPLQALIEDLELDYLQADVPRAVESVTTGAKRLRDLAMSLQNFCHVDDVYPKPADLHTVLDGILLLLKSRLSSEIAIKKSYCQLPPITCYVGHLTQVLMNILITAVDSLLEPAVTNQVRSPRPDGTEPDIIPPTIEIVTAIQSQRDRPDLKRPGRWVSIRIADNGPGMSADEQEKLRESFTIQRRTEKETSLSLSYQIITAKHGGEFLFTSTPGDRTEFEIILPFD from the coding sequence ATGTTTTTCAATGATATTCACCTCGAATCTAATCTTGACAGTCTGCAACTCTATGACCTGTCCTTTGAAAATAGCCGCCTTGGGGTCGAACTCGCTGATGTCTTTGATAGTGATCCGCTCTTGCCGGGTGTAATTCTCACGGAAAATCAGTCGTTTATCGGCATGATTTCCCGGCGACAGTTTTTGGAATATCTTCTCCTCCCCCAGGGGTTGGATTTATTTCTGGACAATCCACTGCGGGTCTTTTTTCGCTACAACCACAACGACCTGCTCGTGCTCTCCGCTAAGACACCGATCTTGACGGCGTTGCAACGGGCCTTGAAGCGATCGCCCCAATTCGCCAGCGAGCCGGTGATCGTCTGTGTTGCCCCGGCAGACTATCGTGTGCTTGATTTTGGTCAACTCAGCCTCACCGCTTGGCAACTGCGGGGCATTGAAACCCAAGTGCGCTACGAACGCACCCAAGCTCAGATGATCCAAAGCGAACGGATGGCGAGCTTGGGTCGCCTCGTCGATGGCATTGCCCATGAAATTCTTGATCCCGTCGGCTTCATTTGGGGCAACCTCACCCACATCGACCGATACAGCCAAGATCTGCTCCAACTGATCGCCGCCTACCAAACCCATATTCCCAATCCCCCGGCTCCGCTCCAGGCCTTAATTGAAGACCTTGAACTGGACTATCTCCAAGCGGATGTGCCCAGAGCCGTGGAGAGTGTCACCACCGGCGCGAAACGCCTGCGGGACTTGGCGATGAGTTTGCAGAATTTCTGTCATGTGGATGATGTTTACCCCAAACCGGCGGATCTCCATACGGTGTTAGATGGGATTTTGCTGCTGCTGAAAAGTCGCCTTTCCAGCGAAATTGCGATCAAAAAGTCCTATTGTCAATTGCCGCCGATCACCTGCTACGTGGGGCATTTGACTCAGGTGTTGATGAATATTTTGATCACGGCGGTGGATTCACTCCTAGAACCTGCCGTCACGAATCAGGTGCGATCGCCCCGACCGGACGGTACGGAACCCGACATCATTCCCCCCACGATCGAGATTGTGACGGCGATTCAATCCCAGCGCGATCGCCCTGACCTGAAGCGACCGGGCCGCTGGGTGTCGATTCGGATTGCGGACAATGGGCCGGGAATGAGCGCCGATGAACAGGAAAAACTGCGGGAATCCTTCACGATCCAACGCCGGACAGAAAAGGAAACCAGTTTGTCCCTCAGTTATCAAATCATCACCGCAAAGCATGGCGGCGAGTTTTTGTTTACCTCCACACCGGGCGATCGCACCGAGTTTGAAATTATCCTACCCTTTGATTAG
- a CDS encoding NIL domain-containing protein translates to MKKRVTLTFPRRTVHMPVTYRLAKDFNVAANIIRAQVAPNQVGKLIVELLGDIDEIDASIDWMRSHDITVSVTSREIVIDETICVDCGLCTGVCPTEALSLHPQTFQLQFTRSRCVLCEQCIPTCPVIAISTTF, encoded by the coding sequence ATGAAAAAACGAGTCACATTGACCTTTCCCCGCCGCACTGTCCATATGCCTGTCACGTACCGACTGGCGAAAGACTTTAACGTGGCTGCCAATATTATCCGGGCCCAAGTGGCTCCCAATCAGGTGGGTAAATTGATTGTGGAGTTACTAGGGGATATTGATGAGATTGACGCTTCGATTGATTGGATGCGATCGCACGACATCACGGTATCGGTCACCAGCCGCGAAATTGTGATTGACGAGACGATTTGTGTGGATTGCGGTCTTTGTACCGGGGTTTGTCCCACCGAGGCCCTCAGTTTGCACCCCCAAACCTTTCAGTTGCAATTCACGCGATCGCGCTGTGTCCTGTGCGAGCAATGTATTCCCACCTGCCCTGTGATCGCCATTTCCACCACATTCTGA
- a CDS encoding thioredoxin family protein — translation MTENLTTPNRVRNILIAAVAILLSAALFFSLQQETSTGNLDQQAEQAIPLTVALTNGKPTLIEFYANWCTSCQAMAGDLATVKAEYGDRINFVMLNVDNSKWLPELLQYDVDGIPQFVYLDATGEAIAQTIGEQPLTILAADMNALALAQPLPYANTTGRTSRVDPNLTAPPPPAGSDPRSHGAQAAPTR, via the coding sequence ATGACAGAGAATCTCACGACACCGAACCGCGTTCGTAACATTTTAATTGCTGCTGTGGCGATCCTCCTCAGCGCGGCGCTCTTCTTTTCGCTCCAACAGGAAACCAGTACCGGGAATCTTGATCAACAGGCCGAACAAGCGATCCCCCTCACGGTGGCGCTCACCAATGGCAAGCCAACGCTGATCGAGTTTTACGCCAATTGGTGTACCAGTTGCCAAGCGATGGCGGGTGACCTGGCGACGGTGAAGGCGGAGTATGGCGATCGCATCAACTTCGTCATGCTCAACGTTGATAATTCCAAATGGCTCCCGGAACTGCTGCAATACGACGTAGACGGGATTCCCCAGTTTGTCTATCTTGACGCAACGGGAGAGGCGATCGCCCAAACCATCGGCGAACAACCCCTCACCATCCTCGCAGCCGACATGAACGCCCTCGCCCTCGCCCAACCCCTCCCCTACGCCAACACCACCGGCCGCACCTCCCGCGTTGATCCCAACCTCACCGCCCCACCTCCCCCCGCCGGGAGTGATCCCCGCAGCCACGGGGCCCAAGCCGCTCCCACGCGCTAA
- the rimP gene encoding ribosome maturation factor RimP, producing MAHPLIPQLLELAAPIAEQLGLEVVGAVFQTSKSPPVLRIDIRNLTGDTGLNDCEQMSRLFEAQLDATDLIPGAYVLELSSPGVSRQLTTDREFTAFQGFAVVVKTYAPYDGKKQWPGRLQRRDSEHLYLSQKGKTIAIPRQAIATVQLDDHADAI from the coding sequence ATGGCTCATCCCCTGATCCCCCAACTTTTAGAATTAGCCGCTCCCATTGCTGAGCAACTCGGCCTAGAAGTCGTCGGCGCAGTGTTTCAAACGAGTAAAAGCCCCCCGGTGCTCCGGATCGATATCCGCAACCTCACCGGGGATACCGGCTTGAACGACTGTGAACAGATGAGTCGCTTGTTTGAAGCTCAACTCGATGCAACAGACCTGATTCCGGGGGCCTATGTCCTAGAACTGTCGAGTCCGGGGGTATCGCGCCAACTGACAACGGATCGAGAATTTACAGCGTTTCAGGGGTTTGCTGTGGTTGTTAAAACCTACGCCCCCTATGACGGAAAAAAGCAATGGCCCGGCCGTCTCCAACGTCGAGATTCGGAGCATCTCTATCTCAGTCAAAAAGGTAAAACGATCGCCATTCCTCGGCAAGCGATCGCCACCGTCCAACTCGATGACCACGCCGATGCGATCTAA
- the nusA gene encoding transcription termination factor NusA has translation MSLVNLPGLRQMITEISNQHRLPEDSVKEALREALLKGYERYRRSQLMDKKTVQFGEDYFENFEVELDVDEEGFRVLSTKIIVEDLEDTDHHISLQEVQEVTSEAQIGDSVVLDVTPEKQDFGRMAAIQTKQVLLQKLRDQQRKLIQDEFKDIEDQVIPAKVLRFERQSVIMAVNSEAGEVEAELPKREQLPNDTYRVNATFKVYLKKVREGVHRGPQLIVSRAAAGLVVELFATEVPEIEEEIVRIVAVAREANPPSRYVGPRTKISVDTLERDVDPVGACIGARGSRIQAVVNELRGEKIDAIRWSPDPATYIANALSPAKVDEVLLVDAEERQALVLVPENQLSLAIGKEGQNVRLAARLTGWKIDIKDTARYRAEFEHRAGAGVGVGEEE, from the coding sequence ATGTCCTTAGTTAATTTACCCGGTCTACGTCAGATGATCACTGAGATCAGTAATCAGCATCGTCTGCCTGAAGATTCCGTCAAAGAAGCCCTCCGTGAAGCCCTCCTCAAAGGTTACGAACGCTATCGCCGCTCCCAATTGATGGACAAAAAAACAGTCCAATTTGGCGAAGACTACTTTGAAAACTTTGAAGTAGAACTCGATGTGGATGAAGAAGGCTTTCGGGTGCTTTCCACCAAAATTATTGTCGAAGACCTTGAAGACACCGACCACCATATCTCCCTTCAAGAAGTCCAAGAAGTGACCTCGGAAGCGCAGATTGGTGATTCTGTGGTTTTAGATGTCACCCCCGAAAAACAAGACTTTGGGCGGATGGCCGCCATTCAAACCAAGCAAGTCCTGCTCCAAAAACTGCGAGATCAGCAGCGCAAACTGATCCAAGATGAATTTAAAGATATTGAAGATCAAGTCATCCCGGCCAAAGTACTGCGCTTTGAACGGCAATCCGTCATCATGGCCGTCAACAGTGAAGCAGGGGAAGTGGAGGCCGAACTCCCGAAGCGGGAACAACTCCCCAACGACACCTATCGGGTCAATGCCACCTTTAAGGTTTATTTGAAAAAAGTGCGTGAGGGGGTGCATCGGGGCCCGCAGTTGATTGTGTCACGGGCGGCGGCGGGCCTCGTGGTGGAACTGTTTGCCACGGAAGTCCCGGAAATTGAAGAAGAAATTGTGCGGATTGTGGCGGTGGCGAGGGAAGCGAATCCCCCCTCACGCTATGTGGGGCCGCGCACCAAAATTTCCGTGGATACCCTGGAGCGGGATGTGGACCCGGTGGGGGCTTGTATCGGGGCGCGGGGATCGCGGATTCAAGCGGTGGTGAATGAGTTGCGGGGGGAAAAAATCGACGCGATTCGCTGGTCGCCTGATCCGGCCACTTATATTGCCAATGCCCTCAGCCCGGCTAAAGTTGATGAAGTCTTGCTTGTGGATGCCGAAGAGCGGCAGGCGTTGGTGTTGGTGCCGGAAAATCAGCTTAGTTTAGCGATCGGGAAAGAGGGGCAAAATGTCCGTTTAGCCGCTCGCCTGACGGGGTGGAAAATTGACATCAAGGATACGGCTCGCTATCGTGCGGAGTTTGAGCATCGGGCCGGTGCTGGGGTGGGTGTTGGCGAAGAGGAATAG
- a CDS encoding YlxR family protein, which produces MHQNYRRCLACRTCGPKVIFWRIVRLHPTRTVQLDEGMGRSAYLCPTADCLQGAQKKNRLGRSLKTNIPDAIYDALWERLNQSSSLADCPTVKNPQN; this is translated from the coding sequence TTGCATCAAAATTATCGACGGTGTTTAGCCTGCCGCACCTGTGGGCCGAAAGTGATTTTTTGGCGAATTGTCCGCCTCCATCCCACTCGGACGGTACAATTAGACGAAGGGATGGGGCGTTCTGCGTACCTCTGTCCGACGGCGGATTGCTTGCAAGGTGCTCAAAAAAAGAATCGCTTGGGGCGATCGCTTAAAACCAATATTCCCGACGCTATCTATGATGCGCTTTGGGAGCGACTGAATCAGTCGTCCTCATTGGCGGACTGTCCGACTGTCAAGAATCCACAGAACTGA
- the infB gene encoding translation initiation factor IF-2: MNNGKTRIYELSKELNLENKDIITICETLKIAVKSHSSTITEEEVTQIRAAAQSYQPNPQDQGAIATPAIKKAERGPRKPQIRGIVRHQSESGTLNKPKTPPEATPDDSEAGSDARLISPPSRPSKPASGKTAPSPRRPDRGDKGDSPSPSGGKPKNPAPPPERPSERMASRDNAPSNDDDSSLELLSPPARPRKQKAARTTGNELPSASSPAKPVKPKLPQRDRRSSPAASETAPAAAAPRPKKPDVVQLVKPKAKPESVDLDDQDDDTITPDDAPQKTLLAPPERPQPKPKRPSTRKGKDWDEEDDDADKAKLGKAAKTKTGTKGKRKPLLIEDDDDEFDLDQQGEDDTSTAVSISIARPPKPNQSKSNTPQIMPKGRKPSRPTKDRSESNNRNAAREQQKAAAKPPEVVTLTGSMSMRELSELIKIPETEIIRDLFTKGIAINITQTLDLETSTKVIQELGIEVETPEAKSAATKSEMLDLDDLENLQTRPPVVTIMGHVDHGKTTLLDSIRKTKVAQGEAGGITQHIGAYHVDVEHNGKVQQVVFLDTPGHEAFTAMRARGTKVTDIAILVVAADDGVQPQTREAISHAKAAGVPLIVAINKVDKPDSEPDRIKQELTEQGLVPEEWGGETIMVPVSAIKGDNLDTLLEMILLVSEMEELSANPDRPARGTVIEAHLDKSRGPVATLLIQNGTLRVGDSVVAGATLGKIRAMVDDRGDRVESATPSFAVEVLGMNDVPSAGDEFSIFASEKEARAVADERAAERRENRLQQAMSRRVTLSSLSAQAQEGELKELNLILKADVQGSVEAIAASLEKLPQGEVQIRMLLAAPGEISETDVDLAAASGAVIIGFNTDLASGAASAADREGVDIREYTIIYNLLDDVQAAMEGLLEPEEVEEYLGTVEVRAVFPVGKGSVAGCYVLSGKVIRNRRMRVMRGDQVIHDGIMDSLKRIKEDVREVNAGYECGIGSDKFNDWQEGDRIEAYQMIMKRRTLSMV, encoded by the coding sequence ATGAACAACGGAAAAACGAGAATTTACGAACTATCCAAAGAGTTAAATTTGGAAAACAAAGACATCATCACCATTTGTGAAACTCTGAAGATTGCGGTCAAAAGCCACAGCAGCACAATCACCGAAGAAGAGGTGACTCAGATTCGGGCGGCGGCCCAGAGCTATCAACCCAACCCTCAAGACCAAGGGGCGATCGCAACCCCAGCCATCAAAAAAGCTGAACGCGGCCCCCGCAAACCACAAATTCGGGGCATTGTCCGTCATCAATCTGAGTCTGGCACCCTCAACAAACCCAAGACTCCCCCCGAAGCCACCCCAGATGACTCCGAAGCCGGGAGTGATGCTCGACTCATTTCGCCACCCAGCCGTCCCAGCAAACCGGCCAGTGGCAAAACCGCGCCCTCTCCCCGACGACCCGATAGAGGCGACAAAGGCGACAGTCCTAGCCCCTCCGGCGGCAAACCCAAAAACCCCGCCCCACCCCCGGAACGTCCATCAGAACGCATGGCCAGTCGGGACAACGCCCCTAGTAACGATGACGACAGTTCCCTCGAACTGCTCTCACCCCCGGCGCGGCCCAGGAAGCAGAAAGCAGCGCGAACCACAGGCAATGAACTCCCAAGCGCCAGTTCTCCAGCCAAACCGGTCAAACCCAAATTACCCCAACGGGATCGGCGCAGTTCCCCGGCTGCCTCAGAAACAGCCCCCGCTGCTGCCGCGCCGCGTCCGAAAAAACCCGATGTGGTGCAACTGGTTAAGCCCAAGGCGAAGCCGGAGTCCGTCGATCTAGACGATCAGGATGATGACACCATCACCCCCGACGATGCACCGCAGAAAACGCTCCTCGCGCCGCCCGAACGCCCCCAACCCAAACCCAAGCGGCCTAGCACCCGCAAAGGCAAAGATTGGGACGAAGAGGACGATGATGCCGATAAAGCGAAACTTGGTAAGGCCGCGAAGACCAAAACCGGCACCAAAGGGAAGCGGAAACCCCTCCTGATCGAGGATGACGATGATGAATTTGATCTCGATCAACAGGGTGAAGACGATACCTCAACGGCGGTGAGTATCTCCATTGCCCGGCCACCGAAGCCCAACCAGTCCAAATCCAACACGCCGCAAATTATGCCCAAGGGGCGTAAACCCAGCCGGCCGACGAAGGATCGCTCTGAATCCAACAATCGCAATGCTGCCCGCGAGCAACAAAAAGCGGCGGCGAAGCCACCGGAAGTGGTGACCCTGACCGGCAGCATGAGCATGCGGGAACTGTCTGAACTGATCAAGATTCCAGAAACGGAAATCATTCGGGATCTCTTTACGAAAGGAATTGCGATTAACATCACCCAAACCCTGGATCTAGAAACCTCCACCAAGGTGATCCAAGAGTTGGGGATTGAAGTGGAAACCCCTGAGGCGAAATCGGCAGCCACCAAGAGCGAAATGCTCGATCTCGATGATCTCGAAAACCTGCAAACTCGTCCTCCGGTGGTGACGATCATGGGTCACGTTGACCATGGGAAAACGACACTCCTCGACTCGATCCGCAAAACAAAAGTGGCTCAAGGCGAGGCCGGTGGCATCACCCAGCATATTGGTGCGTATCACGTTGATGTGGAGCACAATGGCAAGGTGCAGCAGGTGGTGTTCCTCGATACACCGGGTCACGAAGCCTTTACGGCGATGCGGGCCCGGGGAACGAAAGTCACCGATATCGCGATTTTGGTGGTGGCGGCCGATGATGGCGTGCAACCCCAAACCCGTGAGGCGATTAGCCATGCGAAGGCGGCGGGTGTGCCGTTGATCGTGGCGATTAACAAGGTGGATAAGCCGGATTCAGAACCCGATCGCATTAAACAGGAACTGACCGAACAGGGGTTAGTGCCGGAAGAGTGGGGCGGTGAAACGATTATGGTTCCCGTCAGTGCGATCAAGGGGGATAACCTCGATACCCTGCTGGAGATGATCCTGCTGGTGTCGGAAATGGAAGAACTGTCGGCGAATCCGGATCGACCGGCTCGCGGTACGGTGATCGAAGCGCACCTCGATAAGTCGCGGGGGCCGGTGGCGACGCTACTGATTCAGAATGGGACGCTGCGCGTTGGCGATAGTGTGGTGGCAGGGGCAACCCTGGGTAAAATCCGCGCTATGGTGGACGATCGCGGCGATCGCGTCGAATCGGCCACGCCATCCTTTGCGGTGGAAGTTCTGGGGATGAACGATGTGCCCTCAGCCGGGGATGAGTTCAGCATCTTCGCCAGTGAAAAAGAAGCGCGGGCGGTGGCCGATGAACGGGCCGCCGAACGACGGGAAAATCGTCTCCAGCAGGCGATGTCCCGCCGCGTGACCTTGAGCAGCTTGTCTGCTCAGGCCCAAGAGGGTGAGTTGAAAGAACTCAACCTGATTCTGAAAGCGGATGTCCAAGGGTCGGTGGAGGCGATCGCGGCCTCCCTCGAAAAACTGCCCCAAGGTGAAGTCCAAATCCGGATGCTCTTAGCGGCTCCGGGTGAGATTAGCGAGACGGATGTGGATCTCGCGGCGGCCTCTGGCGCGGTGATCATCGGGTTTAATACTGACCTGGCATCGGGCGCGGCCAGTGCTGCGGATCGTGAAGGGGTGGATATTCGTGAGTACACGATTATCTACAACCTCTTGGATGATGTGCAAGCGGCGATGGAAGGTCTCCTCGAACCGGAAGAAGTGGAAGAATACCTCGGTACGGTGGAAGTTCGTGCGGTCTTCCCGGTGGGTAAAGGATCAGTGGCGGGGTGCTATGTGCTCTCCGGTAAGGTGATTCGGAACCGTCGGATGCGGGTGATGCGGGGTGACCAAGTCATCCACGATGGCATCATGGATTCGCTGAAACGGATCAAAGAGGATGTGCGTGAGGTGAATGCAGGTTACGAATGCGGGATCGGCTCGGATAAGTTTAACGACTGGCAAGAGGGCGATCGCATCGAAGCGTACCAAATGATCATGAAACGCCGTACCCTCTCCATGGTCTAA
- a CDS encoding low-complexity tail membrane protein yields MTSFRSDPYLWLHLSGLAAVPLWLFVAWLGIAAGYPIAPTLLEMILLVSVGIVPILVMQWKRPFSPFGLLLLSLQPSQLSLEQRKMLQRLQSNRTHILTGLGVIPMIWVIGQLYALAPLAQSATPIPNHVLGLGVAAIALLAANLFWQVPLSVVGVLLTRPSQFDATEPYPVAAISAAFTSPGFPVQKILPVVSSASPAVAPPPAPVSTAPEPEESETDAIAIPTPDDSPDPSEPPLASVKTAVEASASVEPAAAVAETAELPAEAEPTTAEEASVTDAESATAATTPTADESATDEMT; encoded by the coding sequence ATGACTTCTTTTCGTTCCGACCCGTACCTGTGGCTCCACCTCTCGGGCCTTGCGGCTGTGCCCCTCTGGCTCTTCGTCGCTTGGTTAGGCATTGCCGCCGGCTACCCCATTGCCCCGACGCTGCTCGAAATGATTCTGCTCGTCAGTGTGGGCATCGTGCCGATTCTCGTGATGCAATGGAAACGCCCCTTTTCCCCCTTTGGCCTGTTGTTGTTGTCCCTGCAACCGAGTCAACTCAGCCTGGAGCAGCGCAAAATGTTGCAGCGCCTCCAGAGCAATCGCACCCACATTTTGACCGGCTTGGGCGTGATTCCGATGATTTGGGTGATCGGTCAACTCTATGCCCTCGCTCCCTTGGCCCAAAGTGCGACCCCGATTCCCAACCATGTTTTAGGGCTGGGCGTTGCAGCGATCGCCCTCCTCGCCGCTAATCTGTTCTGGCAAGTACCCCTCAGTGTGGTGGGGGTCCTACTCACTCGCCCGTCCCAATTTGACGCGACCGAACCCTATCCCGTCGCCGCAATTTCTGCCGCCTTCACCAGCCCAGGTTTTCCCGTCCAAAAGATCTTACCGGTCGTCTCGTCGGCCAGTCCTGCCGTTGCTCCCCCTCCTGCCCCCGTCTCGACAGCACCAGAGCCTGAGGAATCAGAGACTGATGCGATCGCTATCCCAACCCCTGACGATTCACCAGACCCGTCAGAACCACCCTTAGCATCCGTCAAGACCGCCGTTGAAGCCTCGGCATCTGTTGAACCAGCCGCTGCCGTTGCGGAAACAGCAGAGCTTCCCGCCGAAGCAGAACCCACCACCGCAGAGGAAGCATCGGTAACAGACGCAGAGTCAGCAACTGCCGCAACCACCCCCACCGCAGACGAATCCGCAACGGATGAGATGACATGA
- a CDS encoding DNA polymerase III subunit alpha (main replicative polymerase), whose protein sequence is MVKIIHRRALPPQSVYDIGVERDHNFLLPSGWVASNCFNKSHSTAYAYVTYQTAYLKANYPIEYMAALLTSNSGNKDKVESYINTCKRMGINVEPPDINRSDVDFTPCEASILFGFSAVPSLGDGAIENILNARSAAGGAFQSFADFCSRIDSRTVNRRTIETLIKCGAFQGLNDNRNQLIEAIDTMLAWAQQQAKDRDSGQMSLFGSLDATTAASNGFNAAPTLPNVPDFPSAEKLKLEKELLGFYVSEHPLDALRPALTVMAPINLVDLGNYGKRHRLSTIAVVNTIRVINTKKGDRMAFLGLEDQSGEAEGVIFPRTFETLEPLLQEDVPFILWGKADRRDDKVAQLLIDDAEPVEVAQMILVELTPQQATDPKAQTTLRSILNSHSGEQQKQHAKVPVIAAIGDGSDRKFVRLPQQLWSQNYNSVVADLQKNHYSAQAQPLMPHRSP, encoded by the coding sequence ATGGTAAAAATCATTCACCGTCGCGCCCTACCCCCTCAGTCGGTTTACGACATTGGTGTAGAGCGCGACCATAATTTTCTACTGCCATCGGGGTGGGTCGCGTCCAACTGCTTCAATAAATCCCACTCCACCGCCTACGCCTACGTCACCTATCAAACGGCGTACCTGAAAGCTAACTACCCGATCGAGTACATGGCAGCGTTGTTGACGAGCAACAGCGGCAATAAAGATAAGGTGGAAAGCTACATCAACACCTGTAAGCGGATGGGAATTAACGTCGAGCCGCCGGATATTAACCGCTCCGATGTGGACTTTACCCCTTGTGAAGCGTCGATTCTGTTTGGATTCTCCGCTGTGCCGAGCTTGGGGGATGGCGCGATCGAAAATATTCTCAATGCCCGGTCGGCCGCGGGGGGCGCGTTCCAATCCTTCGCGGACTTTTGTAGTCGGATTGACTCGCGCACCGTGAACCGTCGCACCATTGAAACCCTGATTAAATGTGGCGCATTCCAAGGGTTGAATGACAATCGCAATCAGTTGATCGAAGCGATCGATACGATGCTGGCCTGGGCGCAACAGCAGGCCAAGGATCGCGATAGTGGTCAGATGAGTCTGTTTGGCAGTTTAGACGCGACGACGGCGGCCAGTAATGGCTTTAATGCCGCGCCGACGCTGCCCAATGTGCCCGATTTCCCGTCGGCGGAAAAACTGAAGCTCGAAAAAGAATTACTGGGGTTCTACGTGTCTGAACATCCTCTCGATGCCCTGCGTCCGGCGTTAACGGTGATGGCTCCGATTAACCTGGTGGATTTGGGGAATTATGGCAAACGTCACCGCCTCAGCACGATCGCAGTGGTGAATACAATCCGGGTGATCAACACGAAAAAGGGCGATCGCATGGCCTTCCTTGGCCTTGAAGATCAATCCGGGGAAGCCGAAGGGGTAATTTTCCCCCGTACCTTTGAAACCCTAGAACCGTTGCTCCAAGAGGATGTCCCCTTTATCCTGTGGGGCAAGGCGGATCGGCGCGATGATAAAGTGGCGCAACTGTTGATCGACGATGCCGAACCCGTCGAAGTGGCCCAAATGATCCTCGTGGAATTGACCCCCCAACAAGCCACCGATCCCAAAGCCCAAACCACCCTCCGCAGTATTCTCAATTCCCATAGCGGCGAACAGCAAAAACAACACGCCAAAGTCCCCGTGATTGCGGCGATTGGCGATGGGAGCGATCGCAAATTTGTCCGCCTCCCGCAACAACTTTGGTCCCAAAACTATAACAGCGTCGTCGCCGACCTCCAAAAGAACCACTACAGCGCCCAAGCTCAACCCCTAATGCCGCACCGCTCACCCTAA